A genome region from Erigeron canadensis isolate Cc75 chromosome 3, C_canadensis_v1, whole genome shotgun sequence includes the following:
- the LOC122593785 gene encoding pentatricopeptide repeat-containing protein At3g05340: MNGTWVFRKLLTTTTTCNNLPSSWLLSLTSIFSSSPNNLILNQQQLCSLLSISAKQSYFNLGLSVHATLIKAPPVDNLPIWNSLLFVYSKCRSLNDACKLFDEMSLRDSVSWNTIISGFFRKGFINDGFGYFKVMYGCSDDRFDRGTITTLFSVCEGFEFLNVCKMIHTLVILHGYELEISVGNALITAYFGSGCFSSGRRVFEEMIDRNVVTWTAMISGLAQNRYCEESLNVFVEMRRGLVSPNILTYLGALMACSGLQVLKVGCQIHGLVLKLGMHLDLHLESALMDMYSKCGGMKEAWEIFESAQALDEVSMTVILAGFAQNGCEEEAVQVFVRMVKEGIEIDPNMVSAVLGVFGGDTSLAFGKQIQSLVVKKGFGSNQFVSNGLINMYSKCGELEESIKFFEKMVSKNSVSWNSMIAAYARHGNAYKALQIYEEMRQEGIKPTDVTFLSLLHACSHVGLVSKGMEFFESMEKDYGIVPRKEHYACVVDMLGRKGLLNEAKSFIEGLLVKPDVQLWQALLGACSFHGNSDMGKYAATQLSLAIPDSPVPYILMANIYSSKGKWKERAETIRTMKNVRMAKDTGTSWIEMDKRVHSFVVDDRMHPQTEAIFGVLLVLFRHLTDEGYVPDKRFILRHWEDEK, translated from the coding sequence ATGAATGGAACATGGGTTTTTAGGAAACTATTGACAACAACCACCACCTGCAACAATCTGCCTTCTTCATGGCTTTTGTCTTTGACTTCCATTTTTTCATCATCACCAAATAATCTCATTTTAAACCAACAACAATTATGCAGTCTTTTAtccatttctgcaaaacaatCCTATTTCAATCTTGGTCTTTCAGTCCATGCCACTTTAATCAAAGCTCCCCCAGTTGACAATCTTCCTATTTGGAATTCCCTCTTGTTCGTATACTCGAAATGCCGGTCCTTGAATGATGCCTgcaagttgtttgatgaaatgtctctGAGagattctgtttcttggaacaCTATCATTTCTGGGTTTTTCAGGAAAGGGTTTATTAATGATGGGTTTGGGTACTTTAAAGTGATGTATGGGTGTTCTGATGATCGGTTTGATCGCGGGACTATTACTACGCTGTTTTCTGTTTGTGAAggttttgagtttttgaatGTTTGTAAGATGATTCATACTTTGGTTATACTTCATGGGTATGAGCTGGAAATTAGTGTTGGGAATGCTTTGATAACGGCGTATTTTGGTAGTGGGTGTTTTAGTTCAGGAAGGCGGGTTTTTGAAGAGATGATTGATAGGAATGTGGTTACTTGGACAGCGATGATTTCTGGACTTGCGCAGAATCGGTATTGTGAAGAAAGTTTGAATGTGTTTGTGGAAATGCGTCGAGGGTTGGTCTCTCCTAATATTTTGACGTACTTGGGTGCGCTAATGGCGTGCTCTGGTTTGCAGGTACTTAAAGTAGGGTGTCAGATACATGGGCTTGTTTTGAAATTAGGTATGCATTTGGATTTGCATTTAGAAAGTGCACTTATGGATATGTATTCCAAATGTGGTGGCATGAAAGAAGCATGGGAGATATTTGAGTCTGCTCAAGCTCTTGATGAGGTTTCCATGACAGTGATTTTAGCTGGTTTTGCACAAAATGGATGTGAGGAAGAGGCTGTTCAAGTATTCGTGAGAATGGTGAAAGAAGGAATCGAGATTGACCCAAACATGGTTTCTGCTGTTTTAGGAGTGTTTGGTGGCGATACTTCCTTGGCTTTTGGTAAACAAATCCAATCTTTGGTTGTTAAAAAAGGGTTTGGTTCGAATCAGTTTGTTAGCAATGGGCTAATCAACATGTACTCCAAGTGTGGTGAATTGGAAGAGTCGATCAAATTCTTTGAAAAAATGGTGAGTAAAAACTCCGTCTCATGGAATTCTATGATTGCAGCTTATGCTCGTCATGGTAATGCTTATAAAGCTCTTCAAATATATGAAGAAATGCGACAAGAAGGTATAAAACCAACCGACGTTACCTTTCTATCTTTGCTTCATGCTTGTAGTCATGTAGGTTTAGTTAGTAAAGGCATGGAATTCTTTGAATCCATGGAGAAAGACTACGGAATTGTTCCAAGAAAGGAGCACTATGCTTGTGTAGTTGACATGTTAGGACGAAAAGGGCTTCTAAACGAAGCCAAATCTTTTATTGAGGGACTACTTGTAAAGCCTGATGTACAACTTTGGCAAGCATTGTTAGGTGCTTGTAGCTTTCATGGTAACTCAGATATGGGGAAGTATGCAGCCACCCAATTATCTCTGGCTATACCAGATAGCCCTGTGCCTTACATTTTAAtggcaaacatttattcatcAAAAGGAAAATGGAAAGAGAGAGCTGAAACTATAAGAACAATGAAAAATGTAAGAATGGCAAAGGATACAGGAACAAGTTGGATTGAGATGGACAAGCGAGTACATAGCTTTGTCGTTGATGATCGTATGCACCCACAAACTGAGGCCATTTTCGgggttttgttagttttatttcGACATTTGACTGATGAAGGATATGTACCAGATAAGAGATTCATACTGCGCCACTGGGAAGATGAAAAATAA
- the LOC122593381 gene encoding disease resistance protein At4g27190-like — MDIVSSSLTAISLLLTPLETCCFYSRNFEKRVRTLRCDMEELVTKQNDLKAEINNGIVNQRKKLKSEIQLWLKNVEKLVTEVQGIETEIERCMKGCILNYRSRYRLSKIMVKRINELRELHAKGVFSNGLFVDSLSDSGRILPTTGLVGDKTFHRVSKAIWKLLTDVNTSKIGVHGMGGVGKTSIMMHIYNKLIDSKIFDRVIWVNVSKPFNVEKLQIDVANATNLEVSENENVVWRSTRLLEHLQGKKFVLILDDMWQKFSLEEVGIPQPSIDNGCKLVTVTRLMEVCRGMETQTEIKVELLSKNESWDLFTSKSGQIQSDEIEPIAKAVCDNCGGLPLAIITVGRAMRKIHDKRLWKNALEELQSSRAEIVGMEEDVFARLKFSYLHLKDEHIQACFLYSAVYPEGHKIEAAELIEYWMAEELITEVGDREKEINKGYTVLEKLKDACLLEDVGSDYVKMHDLVRDMAIRIAREGPRLVNKSAMKINRLASEWIENVEWVSVMDNSIIAVPDYPNCQKLSTLLLQRNPLSEKIPDSFFAQMQCLKVLDLSKTCIQSLPESVSALCNLRTLLLSFTQLKELPSLTKLKELRVLDLSHSILRRLPHDIEKLTNLRRLDLSYTEKLKAFPSGVIQKLSYLENFSMFRSKWKWSSNRGVGFDEISSLSKLTSLGLSFEDRTSFIDYVRSKHWQNLQSYHLGIGMLSIFLPISKGTRSIEIQGYDLVYQETVIELPDNIQQLAFHSCHDITSLSKLTDKTNMENLAQCYLSNCNGMEFITTTNNCFPNLELLVLRKLPKLKAISNGIAASQIFTKLKSLQIHSCNNIKYLFSTGMLQEFQNLEEIEIWNSNLIEEVVENQTLGNIAISSTVSLPKLRRLSLSTLPEMKCITRKVLICNHLETVDIWDCHKLRALPFSTSYLPFSLKHIKGNRSWWDRLEWDDVSCKNFLQPYFDQGT, encoded by the coding sequence ATGGACATTGTTTCAAGTAGCCTGACGGCTATTTCCTTGTTATTGACACCCCTTGAGACATGTTGCTTCTATTCAAGAAATTTTGAAAAAAGAGTGAGGACGTTGCGCTGTGATATGGAAGAGCTAGTTACTaaacaaaatgatttaaaaGCAGAAATAAACAATGGTATAGTGAACCAAAGAAAGAAGCTAAAAAGTGAGATACAGTTGTGGCTTAAAAACGTCGAGAAGCTTGTAACTGAAGTTCAGGGCATTGAAACCGAAATTGAGAGATGTATGAAAGGATGTATCCTTAATTATCGTTCACGTTATAGATTAAGTAAAATTATGGTGAAGAGAATTAACGAATTGCGTGAACTTCATGCTAAAGGAGTATTTTCAAATGGCCTATTTGTTGATTCGCTTTCAGATAGTGGGAGAATCCTGCCAACAACTGGATTAGTAGGTGATAAAACTTTTCACAGAGTTTCAAAGGCGATCTGGAAACTATTGACAGATGTGAATACAAGTAAGATTGGTGTTCATGGAATGGGGGGTGTTGGAAAAACATCTATtatgatgcatatatataacaagCTAATCGATTCTAAGATCTTTGATAGGGTCATCTGGGTAAATGTTTCAAAACCGTTTAATGTGGAGAAATTACAAATAGATGTTGCAAATGCCACAAATTTGGAAGTCTCGGAAAATGAAAATGTGGTATGGAGATCCACAAGGCTGCTTGAGCATCTGCAAGGAAAAAAGTTTGTTCTCATTTTAGATGATATGTGGCAGAAGTTTTCATTAGAAGAGGTTGGTATCCCACAACCAAGCATAGATAATGGTTGCAAGTTAGTAACTGTAACCCGTCTAATGGAAGTTTGTCGTGGAATGGAAACCCAAACGGAAATTAAAGTAGAACTCTTGTCTAAGAATGAATCATGGGATTTGTTCACAAGCAAATCGGGTCAGATTCAGAGTGATGAGATTGAACCTATAGCAAAGGCAGTGTGTGATAACTGTGGTGGATTGCCACTTGCAATCATCACGGTTGGACGAGCCATGAGGAAAATTCATGACAAAAGACTATGGAAAAATGCACTAGAAGAATTACAAAGCTCGAGGGCAGAAATTGTTGGTATGGAAGAGGATGTGTTTGCCCGGCTGAAGTTTAGCTATCTTCACTTGAAAGATGAGCATATCCAAGCTTGTTTTCTGTATAGTGCAGTATACCCCGAGGGTCACAAAATTGAGGCTGCAGAACTTATAGAGTACTGGATGGCAGAAGAGCTGATTACTGAAGTGGGAGATCGAGAAAAAGAAATCAATAAAGGGTACACAGTGTTAGAAAAGCTTAAAGATGCTTGCTTGCTGGAGGATGTTGGATCAGATTATGTCAAGATGCATGATTTAGTGAGGGATATGGCTATCAGGATCGCCAGGGAGGGTCCAAGGTTGGTTAATAAATCTGCAATGAAAATAAACCGATTGGCAAGCGAATGGATTGAAAACGTGGAGTGGGTGTCGGTAATGGATAACAGCATTATTGCTGTACCTGATTATCCAAACTGCCAAAAACTGTCGACTTTGCTTCTTCAGAGGAACCCTCTGTCTGAAAAAATCCCTGATTCGTTCTTTGCGCAGATGCAGTGTCTTAAAGTACTTGACCTTTCTAAAACCTGCATCCAGTCATTACCAGAGTCTGTTTCAGCTTTATGTAACCTTCGTACACTTCTTTTAAGTTTCACTCAATTGAAGGAGCTTCCTTCATTGACCAAGTTGAAGGAACTGAGAGTCTTGGACCTGTCACATAGCATTTTGAGAAGGCTACCACATGATATTGAAAAATTGACCAATTTAAGACGGTTAGATTTATCTTACACTGAAAAACTTAAGGCATTTCCATCTGGTGTTATCCAAAAGCTTTCTTATCTAGAGAATTTTTCGATGTTCAGAAGCAAATGGAAATGGTCATCAAATAGAGGAGTCGGATTTGATGAAATTTCAAGCTTGTCAAAGTTAACCAGTCTTGGTCTTTCTTTTGAGGACCGAACTAGCTTCATAGACTATGTGAGATCTAAGCATTGGCAAAATCTGCAAAGTTACCATCTTGGTATAGGTATGCTATCCATTTTTCTGCCAATTTCGAAAGGAACGCGTAGTATTGAAATTCAAGGTTATGATCTTGTTTATCAAGAAACAGTGATTGAGCTTCCAGACAACATCCAGCAGTTGGCATTCCACAGTTGCCATGATATTACCTCTCTATCAAAACTCACTGATAAAACCAACATGGAAAATCTGGCACAATGTTATCTCTCAAACTGCAATGGCATGGAATTCATCACAACGACAAATAACTGTTTTCCGAATCTCGAGCTACTAGTCCTACGGAAACTCCCCAAGTTGAAGGCCATATCTAATGGTATAGCAGCAAGTCAGATATTCACAAAGCTCAAGAGTCTACAAATCCATAGCTGCAAtaacattaaatatttattttcaacGGGTATGCTACAAGAATTCCAAAACCTTGAAGAGATTGAAATATGGAACTCAAATTTGATTGAAGAGGTGGTAGAAAACCAAACTCTGGGCAATATAGCTATCTCTTCAACAGTCTCACTTCCAAAGCTGCGTCGGTTGTCTTTGTCCACATTGCCGGAAATGAAATGCATCACAAGAAAGGTTCTTATATGTAATCATCTCGAAACAGTTGACATATGGGACTGTCACAAGTTGAGGGCTCTTCCTTTCTCCACTAGCTACTTGCCATTCTCTCTTAAACATATTAAGGGAAACAGAAGTTGGTGGGATAGGTTGGAATGGGATGATGTTAGTTGCAAGAATTTTTTGCAACCATATTTTGACCAAGGTACATAG